Proteins encoded in a region of the Pseudomonas sp. PDNC002 genome:
- a CDS encoding HAD family phosphatase — MPATADLPRFTTLLFGLSGDLVDFGARTLPVALQRTCPDCPPERLNDALALPPQDALELALGRCADAQERSRFQSALDDAAQAHAEATPGALGALQSLHQSGVPCAWLDELPSATTLHLAAAFDEHLAAGLHIAGRQWPAPDSCWQALMQLDSPHLDGCVLVSGQPRLLQAGLNAGLWTIGLAASGPLCGHAPGDWDALGNLDRDRLRAQATLGLYRLGVHSVIDHLGELDSCLQDIAGRRLKGEKP, encoded by the coding sequence ATGCCTGCGACCGCCGACCTTCCGCGCTTCACCACCCTGCTGTTCGGACTGTCGGGCGATCTGGTGGACTTCGGCGCAAGGACGCTGCCGGTAGCCCTGCAACGCACCTGCCCCGACTGTCCGCCGGAGCGCCTGAACGACGCCCTCGCCCTGCCCCCGCAGGACGCCCTGGAACTGGCCCTTGGCCGCTGCGCCGACGCCCAGGAGCGCAGCCGCTTCCAGTCCGCCCTGGACGATGCCGCCCAGGCCCACGCCGAAGCCACGCCCGGCGCACTCGGCGCCCTCCAGAGCCTGCACCAGAGCGGCGTACCCTGCGCCTGGCTGGATGAGCTGCCCAGCGCCACCACGCTGCATCTGGCCGCCGCCTTCGACGAGCACCTCGCCGCCGGCCTGCACATCGCCGGGCGCCAGTGGCCCGCCCCGGACTCCTGCTGGCAGGCGCTCATGCAACTCGACAGCCCGCATCTGGACGGCTGCGTACTGGTCAGTGGCCAGCCGCGCTTGCTCCAGGCGGGCCTGAATGCAGGCCTGTGGACCATCGGCCTGGCCGCCAGCGGCCCCCTGTGCGGACACGCACCGGGAGACTGGGACGCCCTGGGCAACCTCGACCGCGACCGCCTGCGCGCCCAGGCCACACTCGGCCTGTACCGTCTCGGCGTGCATTCGGTCATCGATCATCTGGGTGAGCTGGATTCCTGCCTGCAGGACATCGCCGGCCGCCGCCTCAAAGGAGAAAAACCATGA
- the dusA gene encoding tRNA dihydrouridine(20/20a) synthase DusA, whose amino-acid sequence MTDQALRPEPSRRFSVAPMMDWTDRHCRFFLRQLSSHALLYTEMVTTGALLHGDAARFLRHDECEHPLALQLGGSDPADLAAAAKLAEDAGYDEVNLNVGCPSDRVQNNMIGACLMGYPALVADCVKAMRDAVSIPVTVKHRIGINGRDSYEELCDFVGQVRDAGCRSFTVHARIAILEGLSPKENREIPPLRYDIAAQLKRDFADLEIILNGGIKTLEECREHLQVFDGVMLGREAYHNPYLLAQVDAALYGSDNPPISRAEALVRLRPYIERHIAEGGAMHHVTRHILGLAQGFPGARRFRQLLSVDVHKTADPLALLDQAGELLAGH is encoded by the coding sequence ATGACCGACCAAGCCTTGCGCCCCGAGCCTTCCCGCCGTTTTTCCGTGGCGCCGATGATGGATTGGACTGATCGCCACTGCAGATTTTTCCTTCGCCAACTCTCCAGCCACGCCCTGCTCTATACGGAGATGGTGACCACTGGCGCCCTGCTGCACGGCGACGCCGCGCGCTTCCTGCGTCACGACGAATGCGAGCATCCCCTGGCGCTGCAACTGGGTGGCAGCGATCCGGCCGACCTGGCGGCGGCGGCAAAGCTGGCCGAGGACGCCGGCTACGACGAGGTGAACCTGAACGTCGGCTGCCCTAGCGACCGTGTGCAGAACAACATGATCGGCGCCTGCCTGATGGGCTATCCAGCGCTGGTGGCGGACTGCGTGAAAGCCATGCGCGACGCCGTATCGATCCCGGTCACGGTCAAGCACCGCATCGGCATCAACGGCCGCGACAGCTATGAAGAACTGTGCGACTTCGTCGGCCAGGTGCGCGACGCCGGCTGCCGCAGCTTCACCGTGCACGCGCGCATCGCCATCCTCGAAGGGCTTTCGCCCAAGGAGAACCGTGAAATCCCACCGCTGCGCTACGACATCGCGGCGCAGCTCAAGCGTGATTTCGCGGACCTGGAGATCATCCTCAATGGCGGCATCAAGACCCTGGAAGAATGCCGCGAGCACCTGCAGGTATTCGACGGCGTGATGCTCGGCCGCGAGGCATATCACAACCCTTATCTGCTGGCCCAGGTGGACGCTGCGCTGTACGGCTCCGACAACCCGCCGATCAGTCGCGCGGAGGCTCTGGTCCGCCTGCGCCCCTATATCGAGCGGCACATCGCCGAGGGTGGCGCGATGCACCACGTAACCCGCCATATCCTCGGTTTGGCCCAGGGATTCCCGGGCGCCCGCCGCTTCCGCCAGTTGCTCTCGGTGGATGTGCACAAGACCGCTGATCCCCTGGCCTTGCTCGATCAGGCGGGCGAACTTCTCGCCGGTCACTGA
- a CDS encoding VacJ family lipoprotein: MRPLGVQWTKRCFSLLAAAGLATIPFLAQAASEDDPWESINRPIFTFNDTLDTYALKPLAQGYQYVTPNVVQDGVHNFFGNIGDVKNLVNDLLQLKFENAGVDTSRLLFNTTFGLAGFIDVATHMGLRRNDEDFGQTLGHYGVGSGPYVMLPLLGPSTLRDAPSLIPDSYTGPYPYIDDVAVRNSLRGVDVVDTRADLLKSEKLISGDKYTFIRNAYLQNREFKVKDGDVEDDF; the protein is encoded by the coding sequence ATGCGCCCACTAGGCGTCCAATGGACGAAACGCTGCTTCAGCCTGCTCGCCGCCGCCGGCCTTGCCACGATCCCGTTCCTGGCCCAGGCCGCCAGCGAAGACGACCCCTGGGAAAGCATCAACCGTCCGATCTTCACCTTCAACGACACCCTGGACACCTACGCACTGAAACCCTTGGCCCAGGGTTACCAGTACGTCACCCCGAATGTCGTGCAAGACGGTGTGCACAACTTTTTCGGCAACATCGGTGACGTGAAGAACCTGGTCAACGACCTGCTGCAGCTGAAATTCGAGAACGCCGGTGTCGATACCAGCCGCCTGCTGTTCAACACCACCTTCGGCCTGGCGGGATTCATCGACGTCGCCACCCACATGGGCCTGCGCCGCAACGACGAAGACTTCGGCCAGACCCTCGGCCACTACGGCGTCGGCAGCGGTCCCTACGTGATGCTGCCGCTGCTCGGCCCGAGTACCCTGCGCGATGCGCCGTCGCTGATTCCGGACTCCTACACCGGGCCATATCCGTACATCGATGACGTCGCCGTGCGCAACTCGCTGCGTGGCGTGGACGTGGTCGACACTCGCGCCGACCTGCTCAAGTCCGAGAAGCTGATCAGCGGCGACAAGTACACCTTCATCCGCAATGCCTACTTGCAGAACCGCGAGTTCAAGGTCAAGGACGGCGACGTCGAAGACGACTTCTGA
- a CDS encoding DUF4404 family protein: MPTQRLQEELQALREQLERQPPLNEEERASLQALIKDIELQLANEEALADETLMDNVNLAVERFEASHPTLAGTLRSIVQSLANMGI, encoded by the coding sequence ATGCCGACACAACGCCTCCAGGAAGAACTCCAGGCCCTGCGCGAGCAACTGGAGCGCCAGCCGCCGCTGAACGAGGAAGAGCGCGCCTCGCTGCAGGCCCTGATCAAGGATATCGAGCTGCAACTGGCCAACGAAGAGGCGCTGGCCGACGAAACCCTGATGGACAACGTCAACCTGGCCGTGGAGCGCTTCGAGGCGAGCCATCCGACACTGGCCGGCACGCTCCGCTCCATCGTGCAGAGCCTGGCGAACATGGGTATCTGA
- a CDS encoding phosphonate degradation HD-domain oxygenase has product MKHERHRFLDELAERFASHGAEPYGEAVSQAEHALQCATLAERAGCSDSLVIAALLHDIGHLYEDPELIEEQDLRHEEFGASLLRELLPESVWQPIRLHVAAKRYLCAIDPAYHAGLSWASRQSLALQGGPYDERGASAFLTAPFSQDALTLRRLDDLGKDPAMRTPELEHFFPLLERLLRVDRHQARVRAAS; this is encoded by the coding sequence ATGAAGCACGAGCGCCATCGCTTCCTCGACGAGCTGGCCGAGCGCTTCGCCAGCCACGGCGCCGAGCCCTACGGCGAGGCCGTCAGCCAGGCCGAGCACGCGCTGCAGTGCGCCACCCTGGCCGAGCGCGCCGGCTGCTCCGACAGCCTGGTCATCGCCGCCCTGCTCCATGACATTGGCCACCTCTACGAGGACCCGGAACTGATCGAGGAGCAGGACCTGCGCCACGAGGAGTTCGGCGCCAGCCTGCTGCGCGAGTTGCTGCCTGAATCCGTCTGGCAGCCGATCCGCCTGCATGTGGCTGCCAAGCGCTACCTCTGCGCGATCGACCCGGCCTACCACGCCGGCCTGTCCTGGGCCTCGCGGCAGAGCCTGGCACTGCAGGGCGGGCCGTACGACGAACGCGGCGCCAGTGCCTTCCTCACAGCGCCCTTCTCCCAGGACGCGCTGACCCTGCGTCGCCTGGACGACCTGGGCAAGGACCCGGCCATGCGCACACCGGAGCTGGAGCACTTTTTCCCGCTGCTCGAACGGCTGCTGCGCGTTGACCGGCATCAGGCAAGGGTGCGCGCGGCGAGTTAA
- the rssC gene encoding anti-sigma factor antagonist RssC, with protein MSTGKIQFAEQDGSFVLKFVGEVRLTLCSALDATIEKIFAALNFSAIIIDLTETQSIDSTTLGLLAKLSILSRQKVGLLPTLVTTNEDITRLLQSMGFDQVFNIVDRPIPCPECLTDLPPQDQSEEVVRGKVLEAHRILMGLNESNREAFHDLVSALERH; from the coding sequence ATGAGTACCGGTAAAATCCAGTTCGCCGAGCAGGATGGCTCATTCGTCCTGAAGTTCGTGGGCGAAGTCCGTCTGACCCTGTGTTCGGCGCTGGATGCCACCATTGAAAAAATCTTCGCCGCGTTGAATTTCTCGGCGATCATCATCGATCTCACGGAAACCCAGAGCATCGACAGCACTACGCTTGGCTTGCTGGCCAAGCTGTCGATTCTCTCCCGGCAGAAGGTCGGGCTGTTGCCTACGCTGGTCACCACCAACGAGGACATCACCCGCCTGCTGCAATCGATGGGCTTCGATCAGGTGTTCAACATCGTCGATCGCCCCATTCCGTGCCCGGAATGCCTCACCGACCTGCCACCTCAGGACCAGTCCGAGGAGGTGGTGCGCGGCAAGGTGCTCGAAGCCCACCGAATCCTGATGGGTCTCAACGAGTCCAACCGCGAGGCGTTCCACGATCTGGTGAGTGCTCTCGAGCGCCACTGA
- a CDS encoding UTRA domain-containing protein, with the protein MPVDPMPHYLRIRDQLARDIANASLSQRLPAERELAERFGCTRVTLREALQQLETEGVLYRENRRGWFVSPPRIRYNPTRTTGFMDYVQAQGRVPRTEVLAAECRVAGPLLARRMGLDEDAEVFRILRRRWVDERPVMLEEITLDASWCPGLLDHALDTSLTRVLRERLGLSLSRSELAMHSTALEEVQATPLQLTPGSPGLYVERSSYIGDGRLVEWDQEFWRSDALEIVIDARYPD; encoded by the coding sequence ATGCCGGTCGACCCCATGCCTCATTACCTGCGCATCCGCGATCAGCTGGCGCGGGACATTGCCAACGCTTCCCTGAGCCAGCGCCTACCCGCCGAGCGTGAATTGGCGGAGCGTTTCGGCTGCACCCGCGTGACCCTGCGCGAGGCGTTGCAACAGCTTGAAACAGAAGGGGTGCTGTACCGCGAAAATCGCCGCGGCTGGTTCGTCTCGCCGCCGCGCATCCGTTACAACCCGACGCGCACCACCGGCTTCATGGATTACGTCCAGGCCCAGGGCCGCGTGCCACGCACCGAAGTGCTGGCCGCCGAATGCCGTGTCGCCGGGCCGCTGCTGGCGCGGCGCATGGGGCTGGATGAAGACGCCGAGGTTTTCCGCATCCTGCGTCGTCGCTGGGTGGACGAGCGGCCGGTGATGCTGGAGGAAATCACCCTGGACGCGAGCTGGTGCCCGGGATTGCTGGACCATGCGCTGGACACTTCGCTCACCCGTGTCCTGCGCGAACGGCTGGGATTGAGCCTGTCGCGCTCGGAGCTCGCCATGCACTCCACGGCGCTGGAGGAGGTCCAGGCGACCCCGCTCCAGCTCACGCCGGGCTCGCCGGGGCTTTACGTCGAACGGTCCAGCTACATCGGCGATGGACGGCTGGTGGAGTGGGATCAGGAGTTCTGGCGCTCCGATGCGCTGGAAATCGTCATCGACGCACGTTATCCGGACTGA
- the tal gene encoding transaldolase: MTSKLEQLKQYTTVVADTGDFDAIARLKPVDATTNPSLLLKAAALPRYAEHLARATEGAQGDAGLACDRFAVSVGKDILGVIPGRISTEVDARLSFDTEATLQRAHRLIDLYDQHGIGRDRVLIKIASTWEGIRAAEQLEREGIQTNLTLLFSFAQAAACADAGVFLISPFVGRIYDWYKKANNRDYIGAEDPGVQSVSRIYRYYKANGYETVVMGASFRNLGQIEQLAGCDRLTISPDLLQQLADAQGELPRALQPGGGEARQVLDESTFRWQMNEDAMGTEKLAEGIRLFARDQEKLEALLAGR, encoded by the coding sequence ATGACCTCCAAGCTGGAACAACTCAAGCAATACACCACGGTTGTCGCCGATACCGGCGATTTCGACGCCATTGCCCGCCTGAAGCCGGTGGATGCCACCACTAATCCGTCGTTGCTGCTGAAGGCCGCCGCCCTGCCCCGCTACGCCGAACACCTGGCTCGCGCCACCGAAGGCGCCCAGGGCGACGCAGGGCTCGCCTGCGACCGTTTCGCCGTCTCCGTGGGCAAGGACATTCTCGGCGTGATTCCTGGCCGTATCTCCACCGAAGTGGATGCGCGCCTGTCCTTCGATACCGAAGCGACCCTGCAACGCGCCCACCGACTGATCGACCTGTACGACCAGCACGGCATCGGCCGCGACCGCGTGCTGATCAAGATCGCCTCCACCTGGGAAGGCATCCGCGCCGCCGAGCAACTGGAGCGCGAAGGCATCCAGACCAACCTGACCCTGCTGTTCTCCTTCGCCCAGGCCGCCGCCTGCGCCGATGCCGGCGTATTCCTGATCTCACCCTTCGTCGGGCGCATCTACGACTGGTACAAGAAGGCCAACAACCGAGACTACATCGGCGCGGAAGATCCGGGCGTGCAGTCCGTCTCGCGCATCTACCGCTACTACAAGGCCAACGGCTACGAGACCGTGGTGATGGGCGCCAGCTTCCGCAACCTCGGCCAGATCGAGCAACTGGCTGGCTGCGACCGCCTGACCATCAGTCCCGACCTGCTGCAGCAACTGGCCGACGCCCAGGGCGAACTGCCACGCGCATTGCAGCCTGGCGGCGGCGAAGCGCGCCAGGTGCTGGATGAAAGCACCTTCCGCTGGCAGATGAACGAGGACGCCATGGGCACCGAGAAGCTGGCCGAAGGCATCCGCCTGTTCGCCCGTGACCAGGAGAAGCTGGAAGCGCTGCTCGCCGGCCGCTGA
- the queF gene encoding NADPH-dependent 7-cyano-7-deazaguanine reductase QueF (Catalyzes the NADPH-dependent reduction of 7-cyano-7-deazaguanine (preQ0) to 7-aminomethyl-7-deazaguanine (preQ1) in queuosine biosynthesis): protein MQHPAEHSPLGKSSEYVSTYAPELLFPISRTTKWAELGLTADTLPYQGVDLWNCYELSWLTASGKPVVAIGEFAIPAQSPNIIESKSFKLYLNSLNQTAFDSAEAVRAVMERDLSAAAGAPVGVRVRSLDEVASEGVAIIEGICVDDLDVAVESYDHPRPELLRCDDTQRVDEVLYSHLLKSNCPVTGQPDWGTLVVEYSGPALDAASLLAYVVSFRQHQDFHEQCVERIFLDLQRLLQPTRLTVYARYVRRGGLDINPYRSSEAVQPDNRRLVRQ from the coding sequence ATGCAGCATCCCGCCGAACACTCGCCCCTGGGCAAATCCAGCGAATACGTCTCCACCTACGCGCCGGAGCTGCTCTTCCCGATCTCCCGCACCACCAAGTGGGCGGAACTGGGCCTGACCGCGGACACCCTGCCGTACCAGGGCGTGGACCTGTGGAACTGCTACGAGCTGTCCTGGCTCACCGCGTCGGGCAAGCCGGTGGTGGCCATCGGCGAGTTCGCCATTCCGGCGCAGTCGCCGAACATCATCGAGTCGAAGTCCTTCAAGCTCTACCTCAACTCGCTGAACCAGACCGCCTTCGACAGTGCCGAAGCCGTACGCGCGGTGATGGAGCGTGACCTGTCCGCCGCCGCTGGCGCGCCGGTCGGCGTGCGCGTGCGCAGCCTGGACGAGGTGGCGAGCGAAGGTGTCGCGATCATCGAGGGCATTTGCGTCGACGATCTGGACGTTGCAGTGGAGAGCTACGACCACCCGCGCCCTGAACTGCTGCGCTGCGACGATACCCAGCGTGTCGACGAGGTGCTCTACAGCCACCTGCTCAAATCCAACTGCCCGGTCACCGGCCAGCCGGACTGGGGCACCCTGGTGGTCGAGTACAGCGGTCCGGCGCTGGATGCCGCGAGCCTGCTGGCTTATGTCGTTTCGTTCCGTCAGCACCAGGACTTCCACGAGCAGTGCGTCGAGCGCATCTTCCTCGACCTGCAGCGCCTGCTACAGCCGACGCGCCTGACTGTCTACGCGCGCTACGTGCGCCGTGGCGGGCTGGACATCAATCCGTACCGCAGCAGCGAGGCGGTGCAGCCGGACAATCGGCGCCTGGTGCGCCAGTAA
- a CDS encoding copper resistance system multicopper oxidase, producing the protein MIRARDWALGALLLAPLAVQAGVYDLTIGEGELRLSDGARKALVVNGKTPAPELRFKEGEDVELRVTNTLDRDTSLHWHGLILPYTQDGVPGISFPGIKPGETFTYRFTVKQSGTYWYHAHSDFQEIEGLYGPLVIEPKAREPYRYDREYTLLLADWHDTKPETVFANLKKQSDYYNGNQRTLGDFIADSRANGFMATLRDRLDWGGMRMTPTDIADIAGFRFLVNGQDTTQNWTGLFKPGERVRLRIINGSGMSYFDLRIPGLKMTVVQADGNDVQPLTVDELRIAVAETYDVIVQPQEDRAYTFFAEAMDRSGYARATLTPREGLVAEVPALRERPLLTMADMGMSHEGMDHSGMAMAESKDADMAGMDHSSMAGMDHSQMAGMDHSAMGAAAPKSDYAPGSGLTPQPAEPGNRLLVYADLKAMRPYADYRAPDRTIEFRLTGNMERYFWSIDGKKYSEAEPIRLTYGERVRIRFVNDTMMTHPMHLHGMWMQLDKGNGRFNPLKHVVSVAPGSILDVDVPADALGEWAFHCHLIYHMAAGMMRKVIVEPAPASASL; encoded by the coding sequence ATGATTCGCGCAAGGGATTGGGCTTTGGGGGCGCTGCTGCTGGCACCGTTGGCGGTGCAGGCGGGCGTGTATGACCTGACGATTGGCGAGGGCGAGCTGAGGCTGTCCGATGGCGCGCGCAAGGCGCTGGTCGTGAACGGCAAGACGCCCGCACCGGAGCTGCGCTTCAAGGAGGGCGAGGACGTCGAGCTGCGCGTCACCAACACCCTCGACCGCGACACCTCGCTGCACTGGCACGGGCTGATCCTGCCCTATACCCAGGATGGCGTGCCGGGCATCAGCTTCCCCGGCATCAAGCCCGGCGAAACCTTCACCTACCGCTTCACGGTGAAGCAGTCCGGCACCTACTGGTACCACGCCCACAGCGACTTCCAGGAGATCGAGGGCCTCTACGGCCCGCTGGTGATCGAGCCGAAGGCGCGCGAGCCGTACCGCTATGACCGCGAGTACACCCTGCTGCTGGCGGACTGGCACGACACGAAGCCGGAAACCGTGTTCGCCAACCTGAAGAAGCAGAGCGACTACTACAACGGCAACCAGCGCACTCTGGGCGACTTCATCGCCGACTCCCGCGCCAATGGCTTCATGGCGACCCTGCGCGACCGCCTGGACTGGGGCGGCATGCGCATGACGCCAACGGATATCGCCGACATCGCCGGCTTCCGCTTTCTGGTCAACGGCCAGGACACCACGCAGAACTGGACCGGCCTATTCAAGCCGGGCGAACGCGTGCGCCTGCGCATCATCAACGGCTCGGGTATGAGCTACTTCGACCTGCGCATCCCCGGCCTGAAGATGACCGTGGTGCAGGCCGACGGCAACGACGTGCAGCCGTTGACGGTGGATGAACTGCGCATCGCCGTGGCCGAGACCTACGACGTGATCGTCCAGCCGCAGGAAGATCGCGCCTATACCTTCTTCGCCGAAGCCATGGACCGCAGCGGTTATGCCCGTGCCACGCTGACGCCGCGCGAGGGCCTAGTGGCCGAGGTGCCGGCGCTGCGCGAACGGCCGCTGCTGACCATGGCCGACATGGGCATGAGCCACGAGGGCATGGACCACAGCGGCATGGCGATGGCTGAGTCGAAAGACGCGGACATGGCCGGGATGGATCACTCCAGCATGGCGGGGATGGACCATTCGCAGATGGCTGGGATGGACCATTCAGCCATGGGCGCCGCCGCGCCGAAATCCGATTACGCGCCGGGGAGCGGCCTGACGCCGCAGCCGGCCGAGCCGGGCAACCGCCTGCTGGTCTACGCGGACCTGAAAGCCATGCGCCCCTACGCCGACTACCGCGCACCGGACCGCACCATCGAGTTCCGCCTCACCGGCAATATGGAGCGTTACTTCTGGTCCATCGACGGCAAGAAATACTCGGAGGCCGAGCCGATCCGCCTGACCTATGGCGAGCGCGTGCGCATCCGCTTCGTCAACGACACCATGATGACCCACCCTATGCATCTGCACGGCATGTGGATGCAGCTGGACAAGGGCAACGGCCGCTTCAACCCGCTTAAGCATGTGGTCAGCGTGGCACCGGGCAGCATCCTGGACGTCGACGTGCCTGCCGATGCCCTGGGTGAATGGGCCTTCCACTGCCACCTCATCTACCACATGGCCGCCGGCATGATGCGCAAGGTCATCGTCGAACCGGCCCCCGCCAGCGCCAGCCTCTGA
- a CDS encoding cupredoxin family protein: MSLRHLLQASALGLAAAFSLPALADAGHGYDFGKPAKAAQATRTVEIKLGEMFFEPESIDVKPGETVRFVIHNTGSLLHEFNLGSAAMHAGHQKEMQQMMDAGMLTPTGMHDMSKMDPGSMDHSKMGHGDMPMMKHDDPNSVLVEPGKTAELTWTFSKATSLEFACNIPGHYQAGMVGKLTVKP; encoded by the coding sequence ATGTCCCTGCGTCATCTGCTCCAAGCTTCCGCCCTCGGCCTCGCCGCCGCCTTCAGCCTGCCGGCCCTGGCCGATGCCGGGCACGGCTACGACTTCGGCAAGCCGGCCAAGGCCGCCCAGGCCACTCGCACCGTGGAGATCAAGCTGGGCGAGATGTTCTTCGAGCCGGAAAGCATCGACGTGAAACCAGGCGAGACCGTGCGCTTCGTCATCCACAACACGGGGAGCCTGCTGCACGAGTTCAATCTGGGCAGCGCCGCGATGCACGCCGGCCACCAGAAGGAAATGCAGCAGATGATGGATGCCGGGATGCTCACGCCCACCGGCATGCACGACATGAGCAAGATGGACCCTGGCTCCATGGACCATAGCAAGATGGGCCATGGCGATATGCCGATGATGAAGCACGACGATCCCAACAGCGTGTTGGTGGAGCCGGGCAAGACCGCCGAGCTGACCTGGACCTTCAGCAAGGCCACCAGCCTGGAGTTCGCCTGCAATATTCCGGGGCACTACCAGGCCGGCATGGTCGGCAAACTGACCGTCAAGCCTTGA
- a CDS encoding copper resistance protein B — translation MKRIARVACAATLGLALPAESAEMDDMPMGSLLIQRLESRFHGNDQALGWEAQGWYGTDYQKLRLKLEGERDAGGPTTDNEVQLLYQRMVADFWDWQVGVRHDEQPGPSRSYAVLGIQGLAPQWFEVDANLFLSERGDPSLRLETEYELLLTQRLILEPALEYNLALADDRDTGVGAGGSELEVGLRLRYELRREFAPYFGYVWSKTYGRSGDIARAEGEGDEEGYWVAGVRMWF, via the coding sequence ATGAAACGCATAGCAAGGGTGGCCTGCGCGGCGACCCTGGGCCTGGCCTTGCCCGCTGAAAGCGCCGAGATGGACGACATGCCCATGGGCTCGCTGCTGATCCAGCGCCTGGAAAGCCGCTTCCACGGCAACGACCAGGCGCTGGGCTGGGAAGCCCAGGGGTGGTACGGCACCGATTACCAGAAGCTGCGCCTGAAACTGGAAGGCGAGCGCGACGCTGGCGGCCCGACCACCGACAACGAAGTGCAGCTGCTTTACCAGCGCATGGTGGCGGACTTCTGGGACTGGCAGGTGGGTGTGCGCCACGACGAACAACCGGGTCCGTCGCGCAGCTACGCGGTGCTGGGTATCCAGGGCCTGGCGCCGCAGTGGTTCGAGGTGGATGCCAACCTGTTCCTCAGCGAGCGCGGCGACCCGTCGTTGCGCTTGGAGACCGAGTACGAACTGCTGCTGACCCAGCGGCTGATTCTTGAGCCCGCGCTGGAGTACAACCTGGCCTTGGCCGATGACCGTGATACCGGCGTTGGCGCGGGCGGCAGCGAGCTTGAGGTGGGCTTGCGCCTGCGCTACGAGCTGCGCAGGGAGTTCGCGCCGTACTTCGGTTACGTCTGGAGCAAGACCTACGGCCGCAGCGGCGACATTGCTCGGGCGGAAGGAGAGGGCGACGAAGAGGGTTACTGGGTGGCGGGCGTGCGGATGTGGTTCTGA
- the rssB gene encoding two-component system response regulator RssB translates to MHKASASLLIIDDDDVVRESLAAYLEDSGFKVTQATNGLEGLKVFQHELPDLVICDLRMPQMDGLELIRRVSEMAVETPVIVLSGAGVMSDAVEALRLGAADYLIKPLEDLAVLEHSVRRALDRAYLRSENRRYREKLETANRELQASLNLLQEDQNAGRHVQMNMLPETPWESDGLAFSHQIIPSLYLSGDFVDYFRVDARRIGFYLADVSGHGASSAFVTVLLKFMTTRLLYESRRNNTLPEFRPSDVLGHINRGLINCKLGKHVTMLGGVIDLDTDRLTYSIGGHLPLPVLYVDGEARYLEGRGLPVGLFDEATYEDHVLDLPKSFSLSLFSDGILDVLPGATLKEKETALPQQVVAANGTLDGLRQVFGLAKLSEMPDDIALLVLSRNLA, encoded by the coding sequence ATGCACAAAGCCAGTGCCTCGCTGCTGATTATCGATGACGACGATGTCGTCCGCGAAAGCCTCGCCGCCTACCTGGAAGACAGCGGATTCAAGGTCACGCAGGCCACCAACGGCCTGGAAGGCCTGAAAGTCTTCCAGCACGAACTTCCCGATCTGGTGATCTGCGATCTGCGCATGCCGCAGATGGACGGCCTCGAGCTGATCCGTCGCGTCAGCGAGATGGCGGTGGAAACCCCCGTGATCGTGCTTTCCGGCGCCGGTGTCATGAGCGATGCGGTCGAGGCCCTGCGCCTGGGCGCCGCCGACTACCTGATCAAGCCGCTGGAAGACCTCGCAGTCCTCGAACATTCGGTCCGCCGTGCGCTGGATCGTGCTTACCTGCGCTCGGAAAACCGCCGTTACCGCGAGAAGCTGGAAACCGCGAACCGTGAGCTGCAGGCCAGCCTCAACCTGCTCCAGGAAGACCAGAACGCCGGTCGCCACGTGCAGATGAACATGCTCCCGGAGACGCCCTGGGAGTCCGATGGCCTGGCGTTTTCCCACCAGATCATTCCGTCGCTCTATCTCTCCGGGGATTTCGTCGACTATTTCCGCGTCGACGCCCGGCGGATCGGCTTCTATCTGGCCGATGTGTCCGGCCACGGCGCCTCGTCCGCTTTCGTGACGGTGCTGCTGAAGTTCATGACCACGCGACTGCTGTATGAATCGCGGCGCAACAATACGCTGCCGGAATTCAGGCCGTCGGACGTGCTCGGGCATATCAACCGCGGCCTGATCAACTGCAAGCTGGGCAAGCACGTGACCATGCTTGGCGGTGTGATCGACCTGGACACCGATCGCCTGACCTACAGCATCGGTGGCCACCTGCCGCTGCCGGTACTCTATGTCGACGGCGAAGCCCGCTACCTGGAAGGCCGTGGCCTGCCAGTGGGGCTGTTCGACGAAGCGACTTACGAAGATCATGTCCTCGATCTACCCAAGTCCTTCAGCCTTTCCCTGTTCTCGGACGGCATTCTCGATGTCCTGCCGGGGGCTACGCTGAAGGAAAAGGAGACGGCGCTACCGCAGCAGGTCGTCGCCGCCAACGGAACCCTGGATGGTTTGCGCCAAGTCTTCGGACTGGCCAAGTTGTCCGAGATGCCGGATGATATTGCCTTGCTGGTGTTGAGCAGGAACCTTGCATGA